A window of the Gordonia humi genome harbors these coding sequences:
- a CDS encoding ABC-F family ATP-binding cassette domain-containing protein, whose product MASVNNGTNTSLITAEKISKSFGIKPLLDEVSVGVHEGERIGVVGLNGGGKTTLLEIIAGITEPDEGRVSRVGGAVVATVTQRGEMPADHTVADVVVGVGVAEHEWAADAKIRGIMEGIGVDEILDRKVDELSGGQRRRTALAAALVTDADLLILDEPTNHLDIEGVHWLAEHLSNRRSALIVVTHDRWFLDTVATRTWEVHSGRVDEYEGGYNDWVFARAERARQADAAEERRRNLARKELAWLRRGAPARTSKPKYRVEAAEKLISDVPPPRDSVALSAFAKRRLGRVAIELENAQLRTPSSDDRPGRVLLEDTTWRLAPGERVGLVGVNGSGKTTLLRALAGDASVEPGKRIEGKTVSIGWLRQELDDLDESLRVLDVVESVAGHIMLGDKELSASQLAERLGFSPARQRTPVRDLSGGERRRLQFTVVLMGEPNVLLLDEPTNDLDIDTLQQVEDLLDSWAGTLVVISHDRYLIERICDSTWALFGDGKLTNLPRGIEQYLERRARDAQKPTKSAVRPAEATAAADEAKVSAAEHQAARKEFNAVERKMEKLSGQISTLHEQMAAHDQSDYTGLGELTEKVRAAEIENEQLEERWLELSEIIG is encoded by the coding sequence ATGGCCTCGGTCAACAACGGCACCAACACCTCACTGATCACCGCGGAGAAGATCAGTAAGAGCTTCGGGATCAAACCGCTGCTCGACGAGGTGAGCGTCGGCGTCCACGAGGGCGAGCGGATCGGCGTCGTCGGACTCAACGGAGGCGGTAAGACCACGCTGCTGGAGATCATCGCGGGCATCACCGAACCCGATGAGGGACGGGTGTCCCGCGTCGGGGGCGCCGTGGTCGCCACGGTCACCCAGCGCGGGGAGATGCCTGCCGATCACACGGTGGCCGATGTCGTGGTCGGGGTCGGGGTGGCCGAACACGAGTGGGCCGCGGACGCGAAGATCCGCGGCATCATGGAGGGCATCGGTGTCGACGAGATCCTCGACCGCAAGGTCGACGAGCTCTCGGGCGGGCAGCGTCGTCGCACGGCGCTCGCGGCCGCGCTGGTCACCGACGCGGACCTGCTGATCCTCGACGAGCCGACCAACCACCTCGACATCGAGGGCGTGCACTGGCTGGCCGAGCACCTGAGCAACAGGCGCAGTGCGCTGATCGTCGTGACGCACGATCGCTGGTTCCTCGACACCGTCGCCACCCGTACGTGGGAGGTCCACTCCGGCCGCGTCGACGAGTACGAGGGCGGCTACAACGACTGGGTCTTCGCCCGCGCCGAACGCGCCCGACAGGCCGACGCCGCCGAGGAGCGCCGCCGCAACCTGGCCCGCAAGGAACTCGCCTGGCTGCGCCGCGGAGCACCCGCGCGCACGTCCAAACCCAAGTACCGGGTGGAGGCCGCCGAGAAGCTGATCTCCGACGTCCCGCCGCCCCGCGACTCGGTCGCGCTCTCGGCGTTCGCCAAGCGTCGACTCGGCCGTGTCGCGATCGAGCTGGAGAACGCGCAGTTGCGCACGCCCTCGTCCGACGATCGGCCCGGCCGCGTGCTGTTGGAGGACACGACGTGGCGGTTGGCGCCGGGGGAGCGGGTCGGTCTGGTCGGTGTGAACGGCTCAGGCAAGACCACACTGCTTCGCGCGCTCGCCGGCGACGCATCGGTCGAGCCCGGCAAGCGCATCGAGGGCAAGACCGTATCGATCGGTTGGCTGCGGCAGGAACTCGACGACCTCGACGAGTCGCTCCGGGTGCTCGACGTGGTCGAGAGCGTCGCGGGCCACATCATGCTCGGCGACAAGGAGCTCTCGGCGAGCCAGCTCGCCGAACGCCTCGGCTTCTCGCCGGCCCGCCAGCGGACTCCGGTCCGCGACCTGTCCGGTGGCGAGCGTCGTCGCCTGCAGTTCACCGTCGTCCTGATGGGCGAACCCAACGTCCTGTTGCTCGACGAACCGACCAACGACCTCGACATCGACACCCTCCAACAGGTCGAGGACCTCCTCGACTCGTGGGCGGGCACCCTCGTGGTGATCAGTCACGACCGCTACCTGATCGAGCGGATCTGTGATTCGACGTGGGCGCTGTTCGGCGACGGGAAGCTCACCAACCTGCCGCGCGGCATCGAACAGTATCTGGAGCGACGTGCGCGGGACGCGCAGAAGCCGACCAAGTCGGCGGTGCGACCGGCCGAGGCCACGGCCGCCGCGGACGAGGCGAAGGTCTCCGCGGCCGAGCATCAGGCCGCGCGCAAGGAGTTCAACGCCGTCGAGCGGAAGATGGAGAAGCTGTCCGGGCAGATCTCGACGCTGCACGAGCAGATGGCGGCGCACGACCAGAGCGACTACACCGGCCTCGGTGAGCTGACCGAGAAGGTACGGGCCGCCGAGATCGAGAACGAACAGCTCGAGGAGCGGTGGCTGGAGTTGTCGGAGATCATCGGCTGA
- the rsmA gene encoding 16S rRNA (adenine(1518)-N(6)/adenine(1519)-N(6))-dimethyltransferase RsmA, protein MPPRLLGPAEIRALAAELDVRPTKTLGQNFVHDANTVRRIVTSSGVGADDVVLEVGPGLGSLTLALLGEAGRVVAVEIDSKLAARLPRTVADFAPEQRGSLDVVTADALTVTPSDLPATPTALVANLPYNVAVPVLLHLMAQLPTLRTALVMVQAEVADRLAATPGGRIYGVPSVKARYYGDVTRAGSIGKHVFWPEPKIESGLVRIERTDRFGLDEDRRRRTFAAIDAAFAQRRKTMRSALAVWAGSPVRAEELLRAADIDPRIRGERLEVDDFVRLADVAASADIIER, encoded by the coding sequence ATGCCTCCTCGACTCCTCGGTCCCGCCGAGATCCGCGCGCTCGCCGCGGAGTTGGACGTCCGGCCCACCAAGACACTGGGTCAGAACTTCGTCCACGATGCGAACACGGTGCGTCGCATCGTCACCTCGTCCGGTGTCGGCGCCGACGACGTGGTCCTCGAAGTGGGGCCCGGACTCGGGTCGCTGACTCTGGCACTGCTCGGTGAGGCGGGGCGCGTCGTCGCGGTCGAGATCGACTCCAAGCTGGCCGCCCGGCTGCCGCGGACCGTCGCCGATTTCGCGCCCGAACAGCGCGGATCGCTCGACGTGGTGACCGCCGACGCGCTCACTGTGACCCCTTCCGACCTGCCGGCGACGCCCACCGCGCTGGTGGCGAACCTGCCGTACAACGTCGCCGTTCCGGTGCTGCTGCATCTCATGGCCCAGCTCCCGACGCTGCGCACCGCGCTGGTGATGGTGCAGGCCGAGGTCGCCGACCGCCTCGCGGCGACCCCCGGAGGCCGTATCTACGGTGTGCCGAGCGTCAAGGCGCGCTACTACGGCGACGTCACGCGCGCCGGGTCGATCGGCAAACACGTCTTCTGGCCCGAGCCCAAGATCGAGTCGGGTCTGGTCCGTATCGAACGGACCGACCGGTTCGGGCTCGACGAGGACCGTCGTCGTCGCACGTTCGCGGCGATCGACGCCGCATTCGCTCAGCGACGCAAGACCATGCGTTCGGCGCTGGCGGTCTGGGCCGGCAGTCCGGTGCGCGCCGAGGAACTGCTGCGCGCCGCCGACATCGACCCGCGGATCCGCGGCGAGCGCCTCGAGGTGGACGACTTCGTGCGCCTCGCCGACGTCGCCGCATCGGCGGATATCATCGAACGATGA
- a CDS encoding resuscitation-promoting factor, whose product MSVFTRINASTSMRARLAVGAVASTVAAGAVTGAVMHREVTLAVDGEQTTVSTMAFSVEGVLKENGVEPVGGDLVSAPLASSLSDDQTITVDRLKQVKLVVDGKPEVVTTNASDVRQVLAEQGLSTSKVDDPLDAPLPVDGADLDVTLPKRVVLHDGGDVSRPTIAAKTVGDLLAEAGDPLESTDTVVPAATTPVAKDMVIKVTRVRTEEVTVDEAVKSPEIEKKDPKLINGKREVIEKGTPGKSKVTYKVTKRNGKVVKKEKVSEQVLTKPTASTVRVGTKPGAPDVPFGVWDRLAQCESTGNWAINSGNGFYGGIQFDQNTWDRWGGQEYAPRADLATREEQIAIAKKTQAAQGWGAWPSCTSQLGIG is encoded by the coding sequence TTGTCTGTTTTCACTCGTATCAACGCGTCAACGTCCATGCGTGCCCGCCTCGCGGTGGGGGCTGTGGCCTCCACCGTCGCAGCAGGCGCCGTCACCGGTGCCGTCATGCATCGCGAAGTGACGCTCGCCGTCGACGGTGAGCAGACCACGGTCAGCACCATGGCGTTCTCCGTCGAAGGCGTTCTGAAGGAGAACGGTGTGGAGCCGGTCGGTGGCGACCTCGTGAGCGCACCGCTGGCGAGTTCGCTCAGTGACGATCAGACCATCACCGTCGATCGCCTCAAGCAGGTCAAACTGGTCGTCGACGGCAAACCCGAGGTCGTCACGACCAATGCCTCCGACGTCCGTCAGGTGCTCGCCGAACAGGGCTTGAGCACCAGCAAGGTGGACGATCCGCTCGACGCTCCGCTGCCGGTCGACGGTGCCGACCTCGACGTCACCCTGCCCAAGCGCGTCGTGCTGCACGACGGCGGCGACGTCTCGCGGCCGACGATCGCCGCGAAGACCGTCGGCGATCTGCTCGCCGAGGCCGGCGACCCGCTCGAGTCCACCGACACGGTGGTTCCCGCCGCGACCACGCCGGTCGCCAAGGACATGGTCATCAAGGTGACCCGCGTCCGGACCGAAGAGGTCACGGTCGACGAGGCGGTGAAGTCGCCGGAGATCGAGAAGAAGGATCCGAAACTCATCAACGGCAAGCGTGAGGTGATCGAGAAGGGCACCCCGGGCAAGTCGAAGGTCACCTACAAGGTCACCAAGCGCAACGGCAAGGTGGTCAAGAAGGAGAAGGTCTCCGAGCAGGTCCTGACGAAGCCGACCGCGAGCACCGTCCGCGTCGGCACCAAGCCGGGCGCCCCGGACGTCCCGTTCGGCGTCTGGGACCGTCTGGCCCAGTGCGAGTCGACCGGCAACTGGGCCATCAACTCCGGCAACGGCTTCTACGGCGGCATCCAGTTCGACCAGAACACCTGGGACCGCTGGGGCGGCCAGGAGTACGCGCCGCGCGCCGACCTCGCCACCCGCGAGGAGCAGATCGCGATCGCCAAGAAGACCCAGGCGGCACAGGGCTGGGGCGCCTGGCCGTCGTGCACCTCGCAGCTGGGCATCGGCTGA
- a CDS encoding TatD family hydrolase, translating into MSSSKKDRRRTPPPDPEPLPGLIDAHTHLAACGGRTAEDVRAILDHAEAVGVSQVVTVADDMVDARWAVAAAHWDARAFAAVGLHPTHAADLDDAARAELEEMSGDERVVAIGETGLDYYWTTRSYDCADPAVQRDAFAWHIDLAKRTGKALMIHNREADRDLLDVLAAEGSPETVVMHCFSGDRAIAAECVDRNYYLSFSGTVTFGNSDELRAAADITPAELMLVETDAPFLTPHPYRGQPNQSYCVPYTARVLAAVKGLDEQETARILGANARRAYSLPLR; encoded by the coding sequence GTGAGTTCCAGCAAGAAGGACCGTCGTCGCACACCCCCGCCCGACCCGGAGCCGCTGCCCGGTCTGATCGACGCCCACACCCACCTCGCGGCCTGCGGCGGGCGCACCGCCGAGGACGTCCGCGCGATCCTCGACCACGCCGAGGCGGTCGGCGTGTCGCAGGTGGTGACCGTCGCCGACGACATGGTCGACGCCCGCTGGGCCGTGGCGGCCGCGCACTGGGACGCTCGCGCATTCGCGGCGGTGGGGCTCCATCCGACGCACGCCGCCGACCTCGACGACGCGGCCCGCGCCGAACTGGAGGAGATGTCCGGCGACGAGCGGGTCGTCGCCATCGGCGAGACCGGCCTGGACTACTACTGGACGACGCGCTCGTACGACTGCGCCGACCCGGCGGTGCAGCGCGACGCGTTCGCCTGGCACATCGACCTGGCCAAGCGGACCGGCAAGGCGTTGATGATCCACAACCGGGAGGCCGACCGCGACCTGCTCGACGTCCTCGCCGCCGAGGGGAGCCCGGAGACCGTGGTGATGCACTGCTTCTCCGGCGACCGCGCGATCGCGGCCGAATGCGTCGACCGCAACTACTACTTGAGCTTTTCCGGCACTGTGACGTTCGGCAACTCGGACGAGTTGCGTGCCGCGGCCGACATCACCCCGGCCGAGCTGATGCTGGTGGAGACCGATGCGCCCTTCCTGACCCCGCATCCCTACCGTGGCCAGCCGAATCAGTCGTATTGCGTGCCGTACACGGCTCGGGTTCTGGCCGCCGTCAAGGGGCTCGACGAGCAGGAGACGGCGCGGATTCTGGGGGCGAACGCGCGGCGTGCGTACTCGTTGCCGTTGCGCTGA
- a CDS encoding 4-(cytidine 5'-diphospho)-2-C-methyl-D-erythritol kinase, with the protein MIGGATARVPAKINLHLGVGPLRDDGFHELSTLFCALGMHDDVTVRPAEELTVTVTGENRRAVPSDASNLAARAVVALADRIGRSPDVSITIDKHIPVAGGMAGGSADAAGALIAAARLWRVDRDQVDLHEIAAELGSDVPFSLTGGAALGTGRGEKLLPVLHRGEFHWVLAVSGTGLSTPDVYRELDRLRAAGDRTTDAGTARPDGLMVAIASGDVRAVAPLLHNDLQPAALSLRPLLRRTLRAGTEAGALAGIVSGSGPTCAFLCADAAAAVDVAAELSGSGVAKAVRTASGPVAGARLVPH; encoded by the coding sequence ATGATCGGCGGTGCCACCGCACGAGTCCCCGCGAAGATCAACCTGCATCTGGGCGTGGGACCGCTGCGCGACGACGGGTTCCACGAACTGTCCACCCTGTTCTGCGCCCTGGGCATGCACGACGATGTGACCGTCCGTCCGGCCGAGGAGCTGACGGTGACGGTGACCGGCGAGAATCGTCGTGCCGTGCCGTCGGATGCGTCGAATCTCGCGGCGAGGGCCGTCGTCGCCCTGGCGGATCGGATCGGGCGGTCGCCCGACGTCTCGATCACCATCGACAAGCACATCCCCGTCGCGGGCGGCATGGCGGGTGGATCGGCGGACGCGGCCGGTGCATTGATCGCCGCGGCGCGTCTCTGGCGCGTCGACCGCGATCAGGTCGACCTGCACGAGATCGCCGCCGAACTCGGATCGGACGTGCCGTTCTCGCTGACCGGCGGCGCGGCACTCGGCACCGGTCGCGGGGAGAAGCTGCTGCCGGTGCTGCACCGCGGCGAGTTCCACTGGGTCCTCGCGGTGTCCGGGACCGGACTGTCGACGCCGGACGTGTACCGCGAGTTGGACCGGCTCCGCGCGGCGGGCGACCGCACCACCGACGCGGGAACCGCGCGTCCCGACGGGTTGATGGTGGCCATCGCCTCCGGTGACGTCCGCGCGGTGGCTCCGCTGCTCCACAACGATCTGCAGCCCGCGGCGCTCTCGCTGCGGCCGCTGCTTCGTCGCACGCTCCGCGCGGGCACCGAGGCCGGAGCCCTGGCGGGCATCGTCTCGGGTTCGGGACCGACGTGCGCCTTCCTGTGCGCCGACGCCGCTGCCGCGGTGGACGTCGCCGCGGAGCTGTCCGGCTCCGGCGTCGCCAAGGCGGTACGGACCGCGTCCGGTCCGGTCGCGGGCGCCCGACTGGTGCCCCACTGA